From Streptomyces sp. TLI_105, the proteins below share one genomic window:
- a CDS encoding TetR/AcrR family transcriptional regulator: protein MSTADEPTSPATADAERTARQEAGNSPTDAGEAGPETGREAIIRAARRAFTLKPYAEVTMRGIAAAAGVSPSLIVKRFGSKEALFNTVVDFRPAAAELFAAPLPDLGRHLVLTMVDLRDRLRGDPLLRVVFSLGIEDERTLLRAHFREQITDRLTDLLTGPDARLRAELVAGQLLGLGATLSLHRPDGATAHTTTERLAELYAPGIQHLVDGGASRA, encoded by the coding sequence ATGAGCACCGCCGACGAACCCACCTCCCCGGCCACGGCCGACGCGGAGCGAACCGCCCGCCAGGAAGCCGGGAACTCCCCCACGGACGCAGGAGAAGCGGGTCCGGAGACCGGACGCGAGGCGATCATCCGCGCCGCACGGAGGGCGTTCACGCTCAAGCCGTACGCCGAGGTCACCATGCGGGGCATCGCCGCGGCGGCCGGGGTGAGCCCGTCTTTGATCGTCAAACGTTTCGGCAGCAAGGAAGCCCTGTTCAACACGGTCGTCGACTTCCGCCCCGCTGCCGCCGAGCTCTTCGCCGCCCCGCTGCCCGACCTCGGCCGGCACCTCGTCCTGACCATGGTCGACCTGCGCGACCGGCTCCGCGGCGACCCGCTCCTTCGGGTGGTCTTCTCCCTAGGCATCGAGGACGAACGCACCCTGCTGCGCGCCCACTTCCGCGAGCAGATCACCGACCGTCTCACGGACCTCCTCACCGGCCCCGACGCCCGACTGCGCGCCGAACTCGTCGCCGGCCAACTCCTGGGCCTGGGCGCCACCCTGAGCCTCCACCGTCCCGACGGCGCCACCGCCCACACCACCACCGAACGGCTCGCGGAGCTCTACGCCCCCGGCATCCAGCACCTGGTCGACGGGGGTGCCTCCCGGGCGTAG
- a CDS encoding DUF6479 family protein: MHAYVLQEPVLAAGVWQSGLAQVLGGLLVVAVLIGAFVLGIRVKNRELPPPEPESQPQRPDTEQLPGEVSEYRRPSEMPQTDGEHRLRPYNLKNSGEADSEPQSEEKRKWRGISSGGFGSGGTGHGD, from the coding sequence ATGCACGCGTACGTTTTGCAAGAGCCGGTACTCGCGGCCGGAGTCTGGCAGTCCGGTCTGGCCCAGGTGCTGGGCGGGCTGCTTGTGGTCGCGGTTCTGATCGGAGCCTTCGTGTTGGGCATTCGGGTCAAGAACCGCGAGCTTCCGCCGCCGGAGCCGGAGTCGCAGCCCCAGCGGCCCGACACGGAGCAGCTGCCCGGTGAGGTGTCCGAGTACCGAAGGCCCTCGGAGATGCCGCAGACCGACGGCGAGCACCGGCTCAGGCCCTACAACCTGAAGAACTCGGGCGAGGCCGACTCCGAACCGCAGAGCGAGGAGAAGCGCAAGTGGCGCGGCATCTCCAGCGGCGGCTTCGGCAGCGGCGGAACGGGCCACGGGGACTGA
- a CDS encoding MFS transporter encodes MTRESTRAAVPATTGTVTTAVPARLDRLPWSRWHWMIVIGLGTVWILDGLEVTIVGNIAGRLAEDGSGLDITAAQVTGTAAALYVAGACSGALFFGWLTDRYGRKKLFMVTLAVYLGATALTALSMESWWFFLFRFLTGFGIGGEYAAINSAIDELIPSLYRGRVDLIINGSYWLGAIGGALLSIVMLDTNIFAANVGWRLSFALGVVLGLVILLVRRHVPESPRWQFIHGHGEDADQLVSSVEREVEREHGRPLPAPAGEITIHQRRSIGFGLIAKTVFRRYPRRAVLGLSLFIGQAFLYNAITFGFGTILTTFFDVPTGRTGYYFAVIAAGNFLGPLLLGKLFDTVGRRIMISSTYLLSGLLLFGTAWLFGSGVLSATTLTACWCVVLFFASAGASSAYLTVSEVFPMETRAMAIAFFYAIGTAAGGISGPLIFADLTESGVPSETVLAFQIGAGLMCAAGLVAAFLAVKAERRSLEDIAEPLSAAHDEAEPTRT; translated from the coding sequence ATGACGAGAGAATCGACCCGGGCCGCCGTGCCCGCGACCACAGGAACCGTGACCACGGCCGTACCGGCCCGACTGGACCGCCTGCCCTGGTCACGCTGGCACTGGATGATCGTGATCGGCCTCGGAACCGTCTGGATCCTGGACGGCCTCGAGGTGACGATCGTCGGCAACATCGCCGGCCGCCTCGCCGAGGACGGCAGCGGCCTCGACATCACCGCCGCCCAAGTGACCGGAACCGCGGCCGCCCTGTACGTCGCGGGCGCCTGTTCCGGAGCACTGTTCTTCGGGTGGCTGACCGACCGTTACGGCCGCAAGAAGCTCTTCATGGTGACGCTGGCCGTCTATCTCGGAGCCACGGCACTCACCGCCCTGTCGATGGAATCCTGGTGGTTCTTCCTCTTCCGCTTCCTCACCGGCTTCGGCATCGGCGGGGAGTACGCGGCCATCAACTCGGCGATCGACGAACTGATCCCGTCCCTGTACCGGGGCCGGGTCGACCTGATCATCAACGGCAGCTACTGGCTCGGAGCGATCGGCGGGGCCCTGCTCTCCATCGTCATGCTGGACACGAACATCTTCGCCGCCAATGTCGGTTGGCGGCTCAGCTTCGCCCTCGGCGTGGTCCTCGGCCTGGTGATCCTCCTGGTCCGAAGGCACGTGCCGGAGAGCCCACGATGGCAGTTCATCCACGGTCACGGCGAGGACGCCGATCAGCTGGTCTCGTCCGTCGAGCGCGAGGTCGAGCGGGAACACGGCCGTCCACTGCCGGCGCCGGCGGGCGAGATCACCATCCATCAGCGCCGGAGCATCGGCTTCGGCCTGATCGCGAAGACGGTCTTCCGCCGCTATCCGCGCCGCGCCGTCCTCGGCCTGTCGCTCTTCATCGGCCAGGCGTTCCTCTACAACGCCATCACCTTCGGCTTCGGCACGATCCTCACCACGTTCTTCGACGTGCCCACCGGCCGCACGGGCTACTACTTCGCCGTCATCGCCGCCGGCAACTTCCTCGGCCCGCTGCTGCTCGGCAAGCTCTTCGACACCGTCGGTCGCCGCATCATGATCTCGTCGACCTACCTGCTGTCGGGCCTGCTGCTGTTCGGCACGGCCTGGCTGTTCGGCAGCGGCGTGCTCAGCGCCACCACCCTCACGGCCTGCTGGTGCGTCGTGCTGTTCTTCGCGTCGGCCGGCGCGTCGAGCGCGTACCTCACCGTCTCCGAGGTCTTCCCGATGGAGACCCGGGCCATGGCCATCGCCTTCTTCTACGCGATCGGTACGGCCGCCGGCGGCATCAGCGGCCCCCTGATCTTCGCCGACCTCACCGAATCCGGCGTGCCGTCCGAGACGGTCCTCGCCTTCCAGATCGGCGCCGGCCTGATGTGCGCGGCCGGACTCGTGGCCGCCTTCCTCGCGGTGAAGGCGGAACGCCGCTCCCTGGAGGACATCGCCGAGCCCCTGTCCGCGGCCCACGACGAGGCGGAGCCGACCCGCACCTGA